One Gordonia mangrovi genomic region harbors:
- a CDS encoding sterol desaturase family protein — MLDFLPEAMREPTVLAVPFFVTMVALEWWAAWKLDHTDRERPSQRAQSAGTQRLSAEPGTYNPRDSRASLLMGVVSIGTSAAWKALALLGYAAIFAYLAPWQLPADAWYTWVIAFVGLDFLFYWEHRLAHRVRLIWATHQAHHSSEYFNFTTALRQKWNNSAGILMWLPLPLLGVPPAIVFAAYSLNLVYQFWIHTEHIGKLWRPIEYIFNTPSHHRVHHGSDSEYLDRNYGGTLIIWDRLFGSFAPEVHRPTYGLTTPVDTYNIWRLQTHEYVAIARDVRAARGFRTRLGLVLGPPGWAPAAASADAVAPHEVPGGPNQVAVGKN; from the coding sequence GTGCTGGATTTTCTTCCCGAGGCGATGCGCGAGCCGACGGTGCTCGCCGTGCCGTTCTTCGTGACGATGGTGGCGCTCGAATGGTGGGCGGCCTGGAAGTTGGACCACACCGATCGCGAACGTCCCTCCCAGCGTGCCCAATCGGCCGGTACGCAGCGCCTCTCCGCCGAACCCGGCACGTACAACCCGCGCGACTCGCGGGCCAGTCTGCTCATGGGTGTGGTGTCGATCGGCACGAGCGCGGCATGGAAGGCGTTGGCGCTGCTCGGTTATGCGGCGATCTTCGCCTATCTGGCGCCCTGGCAGCTGCCCGCCGATGCCTGGTACACCTGGGTGATCGCGTTCGTCGGCCTCGATTTCCTGTTCTATTGGGAGCACCGACTGGCCCACCGTGTGCGGTTGATCTGGGCGACGCATCAGGCCCATCACTCCAGCGAGTACTTCAACTTCACCACGGCGCTGCGGCAGAAGTGGAACAACAGCGCCGGCATCCTGATGTGGCTACCACTCCCCCTGTTGGGTGTTCCGCCGGCCATCGTCTTTGCGGCGTATTCACTGAATCTCGTGTACCAGTTCTGGATTCACACCGAACACATCGGAAAGCTCTGGCGGCCCATCGAATACATCTTCAACACGCCATCACATCATCGGGTTCATCACGGCAGCGACAGCGAATATCTGGACCGCAATTACGGTGGCACCCTGATCATCTGGGATCGCCTCTTTGGCAGCTTCGCACCCGAGGTGCACCGACCCACCTACGGACTCACCACCCCGGTGGACACCTACAACATCTGGCGGTTGCAGACCCACGAATACGTGGCGATCGCCCGGGATGTACGGGCGGCGCGAGGATTTCGCACACGACTCGGGTTGGTCCTCGGTCCGCCCGGATGGGCACCGGCAGCAGCGTCGGCGGACGCGGTCGCGCCGCACGAGGTGCCCGGCGGCCCGAATCAGGTTGCTGTCGGCAAGAACTAG
- the murJ gene encoding murein biosynthesis integral membrane protein MurJ — protein MSEQRPPESGRATPRRIPPGAPSAPPPRGTPAGRGRPAAPRSRTDTLTDSRNPRATPTGGTNAGERAGVDIDETSTGLSRDSDASILKTSGSIALATLTSRITGFVRTVLVLAMLGPAIASAFQAAYVLPNMIAEVVLGAVLTAIVIPVLVRAEAEDDDGGRAFINRIFTLTVVTLGAATVISLIAAPLLTYLNVGDGDVNRDLTTALAYLLLPEILFYGLSALFMAILNMKGFFKPGAWAPVLNNIVQIATLVLYAAMPGEITLNPVRMSDPQLLVLGIGTTLGVVVQAMILVPWLKRAGVRLQLQWGLDARLRRFGNMAVAIVMYVAILQVGLVVTYRIAAHADAAGISVYATHWQLLQLPYGVLGVTILTAIMPRMSRNAAADDNRAVVDDLSLATRLTMVALVPVVAYMTFFGPAIGVAVFNFGKFDAETASQLGSVLAWGAFTLIPYAMTLVQLRVFYAREDAWTPTVMVLGITVVKVAASLLGPVLFTDPELVVRWLALSNGLGYLVGAVVGHFLLRKRLDGARLTDVARTTTVTLVVSVGISAIVWAVAQLSGLHLMMTEAGKFGSLIYLVLTAVVVLGVTYAGLAVARLPDVVSIGLTVRRVLGRFIPALAPAESPVRDSTATITVQFPQTATDESLPYSGQVQVLRRFDRGTATWQSYSVHSGGAARLRDGGEMRIHAPRDMRYRRRGARRVTDNEIGATQDTEIIPDSPADTGGSVGVDDRSETSTAETAADRVGDSGHTEKDSDTEKPDQPATPAPATTRMPSAGPPARPRGPRLVPGAAVAGGRYRLLDHHGGTRGLQFWRARDINLDREVALTFVDAEQLAPPPRRGETAKVTDDGPQGVLSRTLRLGQISSAGVARVLDVVRGSSGGIVVSEWVTGSSLAEVARSEPSPIGAARAVRALAAAAEATHRSGGALSIDHPDRIRISTDGNAVLAFPGTLAGDDKSSDVRGLGAVLYALLLARWPLDGRTGTQLVTTSDTTDEVGGLPIARPDKNGTPVEPREARPDTPFEISAVAARALDGNRGIRTAGTVQHVLDQATVIDLNTDMLPAIETDRDPITMAPPPARTAPGTEPEHTGRRNMALLAGAGLLALFVIIALIVWATNIFGSDGDASDIDSILTTTSAPPAPETQNEAAPPPAAPAPIPLQRVNLVDFSNQPPDSSANLGNVISGVAPPWSTDIYRGSPDFGGLKDGLGLMFDLGSDQSVATVTIRTPTPGFDVSIRTATSAQPTFAETTEVATGTVSQPSTTITIPNPTEAPFVMVWLTSLPAGGGGFQAEIARVSMAG, from the coding sequence ATGAGTGAACAGCGACCACCGGAGTCGGGCCGGGCGACTCCGCGACGGATCCCGCCGGGAGCACCGTCCGCTCCGCCTCCGCGCGGCACACCGGCGGGTCGCGGCCGGCCCGCTGCGCCACGGTCGCGAACGGACACCCTCACCGACTCCCGCAACCCGCGTGCAACGCCGACCGGCGGCACAAATGCCGGTGAACGTGCGGGCGTCGACATCGACGAGACGTCGACCGGCCTGTCGCGCGACTCCGACGCCAGCATCCTCAAGACCAGCGGCTCCATCGCGCTGGCGACGCTGACCAGCCGCATCACCGGATTCGTGCGCACCGTCCTGGTGCTCGCGATGCTCGGTCCGGCCATCGCGTCGGCGTTCCAGGCCGCCTACGTGCTGCCGAACATGATCGCCGAGGTCGTCCTCGGTGCGGTGCTCACCGCCATCGTCATCCCCGTGCTGGTGCGGGCCGAGGCCGAGGACGACGACGGCGGACGCGCCTTCATCAACCGCATCTTCACGCTGACGGTGGTCACCCTGGGCGCGGCCACCGTCATCTCGTTGATCGCCGCTCCCCTGCTGACCTACCTCAACGTCGGCGACGGCGACGTCAACCGGGACCTGACCACCGCACTCGCCTACCTGCTGCTGCCCGAGATCCTGTTCTACGGCCTGTCGGCCCTGTTCATGGCCATCCTGAACATGAAGGGCTTCTTCAAGCCGGGCGCGTGGGCACCGGTGCTCAACAACATCGTCCAGATCGCGACGCTGGTGCTGTACGCCGCGATGCCCGGCGAGATCACCCTCAACCCGGTGCGGATGTCCGATCCGCAGCTGTTGGTGCTCGGCATCGGCACCACCCTGGGCGTCGTGGTGCAGGCGATGATCCTGGTGCCGTGGCTCAAGCGCGCCGGGGTCCGGCTGCAGCTGCAGTGGGGACTCGACGCCCGACTGCGCCGCTTCGGCAACATGGCGGTGGCCATCGTCATGTATGTGGCGATCCTGCAGGTGGGGCTGGTCGTCACCTATCGCATCGCCGCGCACGCCGACGCCGCCGGCATCAGCGTCTATGCCACCCACTGGCAGCTGCTGCAACTGCCCTACGGCGTGCTCGGTGTCACCATCCTCACCGCGATCATGCCGCGGATGTCGCGCAACGCCGCCGCCGACGACAACCGCGCGGTCGTCGACGACCTGTCGCTGGCCACCCGACTGACAATGGTCGCGCTGGTGCCCGTGGTCGCCTACATGACGTTCTTCGGTCCGGCCATCGGTGTCGCCGTGTTCAACTTCGGCAAATTCGATGCCGAGACCGCATCACAGCTCGGGTCGGTGCTCGCCTGGGGTGCGTTCACGCTCATCCCCTACGCGATGACGCTGGTCCAGCTGCGGGTGTTCTACGCCCGCGAGGACGCATGGACGCCGACGGTGATGGTGCTGGGCATCACCGTGGTCAAGGTGGCCGCGTCCCTGCTGGGTCCGGTGCTGTTCACCGATCCCGAGCTGGTGGTCCGCTGGCTGGCGCTGTCCAACGGGCTGGGCTATCTGGTGGGTGCGGTGGTCGGACACTTCCTGCTGCGAAAGCGGCTCGATGGCGCCCGGCTGACCGATGTCGCGCGGACCACCACGGTCACCCTGGTCGTGTCGGTGGGCATCAGCGCCATCGTGTGGGCCGTCGCCCAGCTGTCGGGCCTGCACCTGATGATGACCGAGGCCGGCAAGTTCGGCTCGCTGATCTACCTGGTGCTGACGGCGGTCGTCGTGCTCGGCGTCACCTACGCCGGGCTGGCGGTCGCCCGCCTGCCCGATGTGGTCTCGATCGGGCTGACAGTACGTCGCGTGCTGGGCAGATTCATCCCGGCCTTGGCACCGGCTGAGAGCCCGGTAAGAGATTCGACAGCAACCATCACGGTTCAGTTTCCGCAGACCGCCACAGACGAATCGCTCCCGTACTCTGGTCAAGTACAGGTGCTCCGGCGATTCGACCGGGGTACTGCCACATGGCAGTCGTACTCGGTTCACAGCGGTGGAGCCGCGCGCCTCCGCGATGGTGGCGAGATGCGGATCCACGCGCCCCGCGACATGCGCTATCGCAGGAGAGGAGCTCGGCGCGTGACTGACAATGAGATCGGTGCCACGCAGGACACCGAGATCATCCCGGACTCTCCGGCCGACACCGGCGGCTCGGTGGGGGTCGATGATCGGTCCGAGACGTCGACGGCGGAGACTGCCGCCGACCGCGTTGGCGATTCCGGTCACACCGAGAAAGACTCGGACACAGAGAAACCCGACCAACCGGCCACGCCGGCACCGGCCACCACCCGGATGCCGTCGGCCGGTCCCCCCGCACGTCCACGCGGTCCGCGCCTGGTGCCCGGCGCGGCCGTCGCCGGCGGCCGCTACCGGCTGCTCGATCATCACGGCGGTACCCGCGGTCTGCAATTCTGGCGGGCGCGCGACATCAACCTCGACCGCGAGGTCGCACTGACCTTCGTCGACGCCGAACAGCTCGCGCCGCCACCACGGCGCGGCGAGACCGCCAAGGTCACCGATGACGGACCACAGGGCGTGCTGTCGCGGACGCTGCGGCTTGGTCAGATCTCCTCGGCCGGGGTCGCGCGCGTGCTCGATGTGGTGCGCGGATCGTCGGGCGGCATCGTGGTGAGCGAATGGGTCACGGGCTCGTCGCTGGCCGAGGTGGCCCGTTCCGAACCCTCCCCCATCGGCGCGGCACGCGCGGTGCGCGCGCTGGCCGCCGCGGCCGAGGCCACCCACCGCTCCGGCGGTGCGCTGTCCATCGACCACCCCGATCGCATTCGGATCAGCACCGACGGCAACGCCGTCCTCGCCTTCCCCGGCACCCTGGCCGGTGACGACAAGTCCTCCGACGTCCGCGGTCTGGGGGCGGTGCTCTACGCCCTGCTGCTGGCCCGCTGGCCACTCGACGGCCGCACCGGCACCCAATTGGTCACCACCTCCGACACCACCGACGAGGTCGGCGGTCTGCCCATCGCGCGGCCCGACAAGAACGGCACGCCGGTCGAGCCCCGCGAGGCACGACCGGACACCCCCTTCGAGATCTCGGCCGTCGCCGCGCGCGCCCTGGACGGCAATCGTGGGATCCGCACGGCCGGAACGGTGCAGCACGTGCTCGATCAGGCGACGGTCATCGACCTGAACACCGATATGTTGCCGGCGATCGAGACCGACCGGGACCCGATCACCATGGCGCCCCCGCCGGCCCGCACGGCACCCGGCACCGAGCCCGAGCACACGGGCCGGCGCAACATGGCGCTGCTGGCCGGGGCCGGGTTGTTGGCACTGTTCGTCATCATCGCGCTGATCGTGTGGGCGACCAACATCTTCGGCTCCGACGGCGACGCCTCCGACATCGACTCCATCCTCACCACCACCTCCGCACCGCCGGCCCCCGAGACCCAGAACGAGGCAGCGCCGCCACCGGCCGCGCCGGCGCCCATCCCGCTACAGCGGGTGAATCTGGTCGACTTCTCCAATCAGCCGCCGGACAGTTCCGCCAACCTGGGCAACGTGATCAGTGGTGTCGCGCCCCCCTGGAGCACCGACATCTACCGTGGCTCACCCGATTTCGGCGGCCTCAAGGATGGACTCGGGCTGATGTTCGACCTCGGCAGCGACCAATCCGTCGCAACCGTCACCATCCGGACACCCACTCCCGGCTTCGACGTGTCGATCCGGACCGCGACGTCGGCGCAACCCACCTTCGCCGAGACCACCGAGGTCGCCACCGGCACCGTGTCGCAACCGTCCACCACCATCACCATCCCGAACCCCACCGAGGCCCCGTTCGTGATGGTGTGGTTGACCTCGCTGCCGGCCGGTGGCGGTGGCTTCCAGGCCGAGATCGCCCGGGTCTCGATGGCCGGCTGA
- a CDS encoding NUDIX hydrolase yields MSADPSTDPSDVSDDVMAGSRGPNGAGRRDSGRQDSARSSDSGTGHRVTPADLARANSRGNGGGTGAGSTTTDDSGGTGRRGRRGRRRRGRRPPHPGATEPARDEKPAAERRDTPNPGQMPKRSGTAGHVEEELRPTHSRVSPPKPSDLVAVTAKVTKTGLTHPAVGAEATSTTSKSTNRRRSGGKGTERNQERLRTVRETSAGGLVISDLDLPDAELCAALIGRMDRRGRMMWSLPKGHIETGETAEQTAIREVAEETGISGTVVAPLGKIDYWFVSEGRRIHKTVHHYLLRSIGGELSDADYEVSEVAWVPLEELPRKLTYSDERRLARMARGVIADLAADPTRLAQSEAESIRTEPNAYERAAAARNQRRNEPLPPARSRRRRRRPRRPPAGDA; encoded by the coding sequence GTGTCCGCCGACCCGTCCACCGACCCCTCTGACGTCTCCGACGACGTCATGGCGGGTTCGCGTGGTCCCAACGGCGCCGGCCGCCGCGATTCCGGGCGCCAGGATTCGGCCAGATCGTCCGATTCTGGCACCGGTCACCGGGTCACCCCGGCCGACCTCGCCCGCGCGAACTCCCGCGGCAACGGCGGCGGAACCGGCGCGGGATCCACCACGACCGACGACTCGGGCGGCACCGGGCGCCGGGGACGACGCGGGCGACGGCGCCGCGGGCGACGGCCGCCACATCCGGGCGCGACCGAGCCGGCCCGCGACGAGAAACCCGCCGCCGAACGACGTGACACGCCCAATCCCGGACAGATGCCCAAGAGGTCCGGCACCGCCGGCCACGTCGAGGAGGAGCTGCGGCCGACGCACTCGCGGGTCTCGCCGCCGAAACCCTCCGACCTGGTCGCGGTGACCGCGAAGGTCACCAAGACCGGTTTGACCCACCCGGCGGTCGGCGCCGAGGCGACGTCGACGACGTCGAAATCGACGAACCGGCGCCGCAGCGGCGGCAAGGGGACCGAGCGCAACCAGGAGCGGCTGCGCACCGTGCGCGAGACGTCGGCGGGCGGCCTGGTCATCTCCGATCTGGACCTGCCGGACGCAGAACTGTGTGCCGCACTCATCGGCCGCATGGACCGTCGGGGCCGAATGATGTGGTCGTTGCCCAAGGGTCATATCGAGACCGGGGAGACCGCGGAGCAGACCGCGATCCGCGAGGTCGCGGAGGAAACCGGGATCAGCGGCACCGTGGTCGCACCGCTGGGCAAGATCGACTACTGGTTCGTCAGCGAGGGTCGCCGAATCCACAAGACCGTGCACCACTACCTGCTGCGCAGCATCGGCGGCGAACTGTCGGATGCCGACTACGAGGTCAGCGAGGTGGCGTGGGTGCCGCTCGAGGAGTTGCCCCGCAAGCTCACGTACTCTGACGAGCGGCGACTGGCCCGGATGGCCCGCGGCGTGATCGCCGATCTCGCCGCCGACCCGACCCGGTTGGCCCAGTCCGAGGCCGAGAGCATCCGCACCGAACCCAACGCCTATGAGAGAGCCGCAGCCGCCCGCAACCAGCGCCGCAACGAGCCGTTGCCACCGGCGCGGTCGCGTCGACGGCGGCGGCGGCCGCGGCGCCCACCGGCCGGCGATGCCTGA